Proteins found in one Mucilaginibacter inviolabilis genomic segment:
- a CDS encoding four-helix bundle copper-binding protein: protein MSHQKFKDCIDACVACAVACSHCATECLNEEEVKMMARCIQLDLECATVCRSAAELMSLGSEYSAHMCRICADVCKACAEECEKHAQMGMEHCSECAETCRKCAEACEQMATSV, encoded by the coding sequence ATGTCACATCAAAAATTCAAAGATTGCATTGATGCTTGTGTAGCATGTGCGGTTGCTTGTAGCCATTGCGCTACAGAATGCTTAAATGAGGAAGAAGTCAAAATGATGGCAAGGTGTATTCAACTTGATTTGGAGTGTGCGACCGTTTGCCGTTCAGCGGCGGAGTTGATGAGTTTAGGCAGTGAGTATAGCGCGCATATGTGCCGTATCTGTGCCGATGTTTGCAAAGCATGTGCGGAAGAATGCGAAAAACATGCGCAGATGGGCATGGAACACTGTAGCGAATGTGCGGAAACATGCCGCAAATGCGCTGAAGCCTGTGAACAAATGGCTACTAGTGTTTGA
- a CDS encoding NAD-dependent epimerase/dehydratase family protein produces MEKEQTERTNKPRAIQKELIVVSGASGLIGTALIEKLASRFLIAGLDNAGYPFPPAEAECICVDLTSDQSVEFAFERIRYAYGNQIASVVHLAAYYDFLGKPSDLYDKVTVKGTERLLKNLQKFKVDQFLFSSSMLVYKPSSPGVKMDEEWPLKPKWDYPKSKVATEKVLNEKRGKIPVVIMRIAGVYDEQGNSIPITNQIQRIYEEQISARLYPGDISHGSTYVHLDDLVDSIVKVIDKRKELPPKVILNIGDNETLAYQELQDIITKAINGKKSDIIRIPKWFAKTGAFMLNLFGKAFIKPWMIDLADDHFELDSTKAKQVIDWRPKHALSDTLPEIVKNLKANPEKFYKVNKLKK; encoded by the coding sequence ATGGAAAAAGAACAAACAGAGAGGACAAACAAACCCCGTGCAATACAGAAGGAACTGATCGTTGTATCAGGTGCCAGCGGGTTGATAGGTACCGCGCTTATTGAAAAGCTGGCTTCAAGATTTCTTATTGCAGGATTAGACAACGCCGGTTATCCTTTTCCACCTGCCGAAGCTGAATGCATTTGTGTTGACCTTACCTCTGATCAAAGCGTCGAATTTGCTTTTGAACGGATTCGGTATGCTTACGGAAACCAAATTGCATCTGTAGTACATCTGGCAGCTTATTACGATTTTTTAGGAAAGCCTTCTGACTTATATGATAAAGTAACGGTCAAAGGGACGGAAAGGTTATTAAAAAATCTTCAGAAATTTAAGGTAGACCAGTTTTTATTTTCGAGTAGTATGCTTGTATATAAACCATCATCGCCGGGCGTAAAAATGGACGAGGAATGGCCGCTGAAGCCTAAGTGGGACTACCCTAAGTCAAAAGTGGCAACTGAAAAAGTTCTGAACGAGAAAAGAGGTAAAATTCCGGTCGTGATAATGCGTATAGCAGGCGTTTATGACGAACAGGGCAATTCAATACCCATTACTAACCAGATACAGCGTATTTATGAAGAGCAGATCAGTGCAAGGCTTTACCCTGGCGATATATCTCATGGCAGTACGTATGTTCACCTTGATGATCTGGTAGATTCTATTGTTAAAGTCATAGACAAAAGGAAAGAGTTGCCTCCAAAAGTGATCTTGAATATCGGAGATAACGAAACCTTAGCTTATCAGGAACTACAGGATATCATCACTAAAGCAATTAATGGCAAAAAATCAGACATCATTCGGATACCGAAGTGGTTTGCCAAAACCGGCGCATTTATGTTAAATCTTTTTGGCAAGGCATTTATAAAGCCCTGGATGATCGATTTGGCGGATGATCATTTCGAGCTGGACAGTACGAAAGCAAAACAGGTGATCGACTGGAGGCCAAAACATGCGCTAAGCGATACCTTGCCAGAAATTGTTAAAAATCTAAAAGCAAACCCAGAGAAGTTCTATAAGGTAAATAAACTAAAAAAATAA
- a CDS encoding vitamin K epoxide reductase family protein — MKQHDDSSMSPQGEPFSQKQLADQTKMIVEHYNNLYWTHVTNVLLGFFLMAAPFTFGYKSAAMTYSDLISGVLLVIFSLLSANPFRLWAPWASAFVGVWLLFAPLIFWSPDATAYITDSIAGVFAIGLSVLIPEMPGMMQMMMTMPPGPDTPPGWSYNPSTWLQRTPIIILGWIGFFCSRYLTAYQLGYIHHAWDPFFSMGTEKVLTSSVSKSFPISDAGLGNLSYTIEALMGYMGMSNRWRTMPWMVSFFGILVIPLGVISIVLITLQPVSVGHWCTICLTTAVAMVVMIPLTLDEVVAMIQFLTRRVKEGKPFWRTFWMGDTVKGGSKDVRTPLFTDSISKTLPAMGWGMNLPWSLLLCTAIGLWWMLYPGNFNITGKTANYFTTLGALVVTFSVIAMAEVGRTLRFLNFIFVLWLIAAILLVKGVPPFALWNGIVSGLVLLALSLPKGRIKEKYGTFNRYIF, encoded by the coding sequence ATGAAGCAGCACGATGATTCTTCCATGTCGCCGCAAGGTGAACCATTTTCCCAAAAGCAGCTGGCAGATCAAACAAAAATGATCGTTGAACATTACAATAACTTGTATTGGACACACGTTACGAATGTCCTGCTCGGTTTTTTTCTTATGGCAGCACCTTTTACGTTTGGTTATAAAAGTGCCGCAATGACCTATAGCGATCTTATCAGCGGGGTGCTTCTGGTTATCTTTAGTTTACTTTCGGCTAACCCTTTCCGCCTTTGGGCACCATGGGCTTCTGCGTTTGTTGGTGTATGGCTCCTGTTCGCTCCGCTGATTTTTTGGTCACCCGACGCGACAGCTTACATAACTGATAGTATAGCCGGTGTCTTTGCCATCGGTTTATCGGTGCTTATTCCGGAAATGCCTGGTATGATGCAGATGATGATGACGATGCCTCCGGGGCCAGATACGCCGCCGGGCTGGTCGTACAATCCTTCAACCTGGCTGCAACGCACTCCCATTATCATACTGGGCTGGATCGGTTTTTTTTGTTCCCGCTATTTAACCGCTTATCAATTAGGCTATATCCATCACGCCTGGGACCCTTTTTTTAGCATGGGAACTGAAAAGGTTTTAACCTCCTCGGTTTCTAAATCTTTCCCTATATCTGATGCCGGTCTGGGTAACCTTTCCTATACCATAGAAGCGCTGATGGGCTATATGGGTATGTCGAACCGGTGGCGTACGATGCCATGGATGGTCAGCTTTTTTGGTATACTGGTCATTCCGCTCGGTGTGATCAGCATCGTGTTGATTACATTGCAGCCGGTTTCCGTTGGACACTGGTGTACTATTTGTCTTACAACTGCTGTCGCTATGGTCGTAATGATACCCCTTACACTGGATGAAGTGGTAGCTATGATCCAATTTTTAACCAGACGGGTAAAAGAAGGCAAGCCTTTTTGGCGTACTTTTTGGATGGGCGACACGGTTAAAGGCGGCAGTAAAGATGTGCGCACTCCGCTATTTACGGATTCGATTTCCAAAACACTTCCGGCTATGGGCTGGGGAATGAACCTGCCCTGGAGTTTACTGTTGTGCACAGCTATAGGGTTGTGGTGGATGTTGTATCCTGGAAATTTCAATATAACCGGTAAAACCGCTAATTACTTTACAACGCTTGGGGCATTAGTGGTCACTTTTTCGGTGATTGCCATGGCGGAGGTTGGCCGGACCTTACGGTTCCTTAATTTTATTTTCGTCCTTTGGCTGATCGCAGCCATACTTCTGGTAAAAGGGGTGCCGCCTTTTGCTTTATGGAACGGCATAGTGTCCGGTCTGGTATTGCTGGCCCTTAGTTTACCAAAAGGAAGGATAAAGGAAAAATACGGAACATTTAACCGATATATTTTTTAA